From the Hevea brasiliensis isolate MT/VB/25A 57/8 chromosome 13, ASM3005281v1, whole genome shotgun sequence genome, the window TTGAGGGATTTTGCCATTCAAGTTGTTATAGGAAAGATCCAAGCTCTCAATTTGCTTTAGCTTTGAAAATGATTGTGGAATCAATCCCGTCAACTTGTTATGGGACAGGTTTAACAGCAGGATTTTGTCAAGATTTCCTATTTCAACAGGTATTTCACCTGTCAAATTGTTGCAGGACAGATCGAGTCCTAACATGAGCCTGAGAATCCCTCCTTGGAAATAACGCAATGCATTCTTTGTTGTAACCTCCAAAGGTTGAGTCATAGAATCTATAGGAGAAGGCATGTAAATTCTTTCGTGATCAGAATACCTACGAAGGCTTATGCAAGGGGGAACAGGACCAGAAagattattattagaaaaatcaACCAAACTCAATTGGGTTAAGTTGCACAACTGAATTGGTATTTCACCTTCAAGTCTATTATAACCCAAAAGAAGATAGGTCAATTTTGAAAAATTGCCAATCCATTCTGGAATCCTTTTAGTGAAATGGTTGTGACTAAGATCCAATATTGTTAATTTAGAACAACCATAAAATGCATTGGTCAATGGTCCTTGTAGCCAATTTTTTGATAGATAAACTTCCTTGATCATTGGAGGGACAAAGCTAGATGGCAGGTTTCCAAAGAAATTGTTCTCTGACAGATCCAAGATTCGGAGAGTAGTCATATTCGTTATCCAACCAGGGATGCTACTAGAGAGTCGATTATCACTCACGTCCAACATTTCCAACATTGTGCAATTAGTTATGCTATATGGGATACTTCCAGTGAATTGATTGCCATCCAACAATAATCGAATCAATTCTTTGCAATTAGCTTGTTTTGGGAATATTTGGCCATGCAAACTATTGTCTGAAAGAATGAGCTCATATAACGAACTGCATCCAACAATCAACTCTTGGGGTATTATGCCTGACAAATGATTGTTGGACAAGTCTAATTCTGTCAGTTGACTCATTTTGCCAAATGATGAAGGAATGCCACCGGTGAGACCATTTCCAGACAAGTCTAGAGAATTTAAACTTGGAAAACATACTCTAATTTCTGTTGGAATAGAGCCATTGAAGTAGTTGTCAGAGATGTCTAAGTGTGAAAAATACACATGGGAATGAATTGGCAATTGGAGAGGCCCCGAAAGAGAACAGTTGTGCAAGTAAAGTGCGTATAATTTTGTGTTGTTCCTGATCAACCAATGTGGAAACTCTCCCTTCATTTTAATATTTGACATATAAACATATTCTAATTTATGCTGATAGTAGAAGAACTTGGGAAACACTCCGCCATCTCCTTGACCTGACAAATATAGGGTCCGTAGTTGAAATTTTGGTGTCAGAGTAGGCACATCTATATCTGCATATATTTCATTCTCATAACAATCCAAGTGCTTGAGCTTTGAAAGGTTGAAGAATGGCAGAAGAGAGATTGGGATTTGGAACAGGTTGCTTGAAAGATGTAATGTGTGCATAGATGTGAGGGTCCCCAGGGGAGATAAGGAGATATTTCCAATGAAGTGGTTGAAAGATAGATCTAACAGTTGAAGGGATGTTAAATTTGCTAGACACAAAGGTAAAGTGCCACTGAGATCATTGTTGCTCATATCTAGCTTTTGAAGATGTTTTAACTCGCATAAAcctaaaattatttatatgaaaagTGTTAGTATAAATCTAAAATGTGTCTATCAAATATCAATTTGTGAGGGTTAATTATGGTAAAAAAGACATTCTAAGCTTTGCTTTCaaatatattttcatttttagAATTGTATAAACAagca encodes:
- the LOC131171824 gene encoding cuscuta receptor 1-like → MRLIKQLLVALVIASLLEGWWSCDGCLDYERNALLQLKASFNHPEHKSLFSWGLHTDDCCKWKNIHCSSTTGRVSKLSIQGDYLAVEWCFNASLFLPFQELTSLSLRNNHIIDCVENEDFERLERLSKLEFLDLEGNLFNNKSIVSSIGHLSSLKSLNLGDTRLKSVTDIQGLSSLQNLELLDLSFNNFSDSIIPFLRIFPSLKSLNLAGNRLKSGIQGLSGLENLEFLDLSSNNFSDSIISFLRIFPSLKSLNLASNRLESGIQGLSGLENLELLDLSYNNFNKSIIPLLSVFSSLKSLTLINNRLENITDFEGLSKLSNLEFLDLSLNDFGNSTLSSIGDLSSLKELHLDECGLRGTFDIQKLDALGNLKVLSLRRNEITKVVDSRGLCELKHLQKLDMSNNDLSGTLPLCLANLTSLQLLDLSFNHFIGNISLSPLGTLTSMHTLHLSSNLFQIPISLLPFFNLSKLKHLDCYENEIYADIDVPTLTPKFQLRTLYLSGQGDGGVFPKFFYYQHKLEYVYMSNIKMKGEFPHWLIRNNTKLYALYLHNCSLSGPLQLPIHSHVYFSHLDISDNYFNGSIPTEIRVCFPSLNSLDLSGNGLTGGIPSSFGKMSQLTELDLSNNHLSGIIPQELIVGCSSLYELILSDNSLHGQIFPKQANCKELIRLLLDGNQFTGSIPYSITNCTMLEMLDVSDNRLSSSIPGWITNMTTLRILDLSENNFFGNLPSSFVPPMIKEVYLSKNWLQGPLTNAFYGCSKLTILDLSHNHFTKRIPEWIGNFSKLTYLLLGYNRLEGEIPIQLCNLTQLSLVDFSNNNLSGPVPPCISLRRYSDHERIYMPSPIDSMTQPLEVTTKNALRYFQGGILRLMLGLDLSCNNLTGEIPVEIGNLDKILLLNLSHNKLTGLIPQSFSKLKQIESLDLSYNNLNGKIPQLTQLYFLAVFSVAHNNLSGRTPEMVAQFATFENSSYEGNPFLCGPPLSRSCFSSSIMPRFSEEDKKYHKKDGGFVDIDAFHVSFLISYAIVLLTIAVVLYINPYWRRAWFYMIELSLTNFYYFLVDNIPFVFKCY